The Miscanthus floridulus cultivar M001 chromosome 17, ASM1932011v1, whole genome shotgun sequence genome has a window encoding:
- the LOC136518235 gene encoding kinesin-like protein KIN-7F, with the protein MNIICLISSEPDRQIGQSEVVDSSSREVVELVDRKQSLVIRNHEERAFVLKFSAIEIYNEVVRDLLSAESTSLRLWDDAEKGTYVENLTEVILRDSDHLKELISVCEAQRRTGETYLYENNSRSHQILKLTIESSAREFLGKDKSTTLVASVNFVDSAGSERASQALSAGARLKEGCHINRSLLTLGTMIRKLSKVRNGHIPYRDSKLTHILQPSLGGNARTATICTMSPARSHMEQSRNTSMFASCAKEVVTNAQVNVVMSDKALVKHLQKELARLESELRCPTSYSGLFAETEKYDNYCRLSIWPEIIHIASSQ; encoded by the exons atgaacatcatatgcttaatatcttctgaACCTGATAGgcagatcggacaatcagaagtagtagacagtagtagtagggaagtagtagaattagttgacagaa AGCAGAGCCTTGTTATTAGAAAT CATGAGGAGAGAGCATTTGTATTGAAATTTTCAGCAATTGAAATATATAACGAAGTTGTAAGGGATCTTCTTAGTGCAGAAAGCACATCACTTAGACTTTGGGATGATGCAGAG AAGGGAACATATGTAGAAAACCTTACAGAGGTGATCTTGAGGGATTCGGACCACCTGAAAGAACTTATTTCTGTGTGTGAAG CTCAAAGGAGGACCGGAGAGACATACCTATATGAAAACAACTCCAGATCACACCAAATACTTAAACTG ACTATCGAAAGTTCTGCTCGTGAGTTCTTGGGTAAGGACAAGTCAACAACACTTGTTGCTAGTGTG AACTTTGTTGATTCGGCTGGAAGTGAACGTGCATCTCAGGCATTATCAGCTGGGGCTAGGCTGAAGGAAGGCTGTCATATTAATAGAAGTCTACTTACCCTCGGAACTATGATTCGGAAACTAAG CAAGGTAAGAAATGGACACATACCATACCGAGATTCAAAGCTCACACACATATTACAGCCTTCTCTAGGAGGCAATGCAAGGACAGCTACTATTTGTACAATGAGCCCAGCCCGAAGCCATATGGAACAGTCAAGAAATACCTCGATGTTTGCAAGTTGTGCAAAGGAAGTGGTGACAAATGCCCAGGTTAATGTGGTTATGTCTGATAAAGCACTAGTTAAGCATTTACAAAAAGAACTTGCAAGGTTGGAGAGTGAACTGAGATGCCCAACTTCATATTCCGGTCTTTTTGCTGAAACTGAAAAAT ATGATAACTACTGCAGATTGTCAATTTGGCCTGAAATCATTCACATTGCCAGTTCTCAATGA